From the genome of Tsukamurella pulmonis:
GACGGGCAGCCTGGAGTTCACGGGAGGTGGTTGGCTGTGCTTCGGGTTGATCCATTCTCTGAGTTCGACGACCTGGCGCAGGGATTGCTGGCCGCCGGTCGACAGACCGGCTCGGCGCGGTCTCCGCGGTTCATGCCGATGGATCTGTACCAGGTGGACGATCACTACGTCCTCACCGCGGACCTGCCGGGCGCGGACCCCGGCTCGATCGACGTGAACGTCGAGAACGGCGTTCTCACGCTCACCGGCCGACGGTCCACCATGTCCGATTCCGGAGTGCGTTGGCTGACCAGCGAACGTTTCTCCGGCATCTACCGGCGCCGACTCACTCTCGGCGAGAGCATCGACACCGCGGGCATCACCGCGCGTTACGACAACGGCGTGCTCACGGTGACGATCCCGATCGCCGAACGGGCCAAGCCGAGGCAGATCGTCGTCGAGCAGGCGGCGGACGAGCCGTCGTGCGAGCAGCTCGCCGTCGGGTCCGGGGGCGACGACGACCGTTCCGGGGTTCGACCGACCGAGTAGGAACGACGCGACGGCGCGGACCGGCGGTGATTCGGCCGGTCCCGCCCGTCGCTCCCCACGGATAGGGAGGCGGAGATGTCATACGGCCATGAGCTCGTCTCGGAATCGGAGCAGATCGTG
Proteins encoded in this window:
- a CDS encoding Hsp20/alpha crystallin family protein; the encoded protein is MLRVDPFSEFDDLAQGLLAAGRQTGSARSPRFMPMDLYQVDDHYVLTADLPGADPGSIDVNVENGVLTLTGRRSTMSDSGVRWLTSERFSGIYRRRLTLGESIDTAGITARYDNGVLTVTIPIAERAKPRQIVVEQAADEPSCEQLAVGSGGDDDRSGVRPTE